One Pectobacterium polaris DNA window includes the following coding sequences:
- a CDS encoding response regulator transcription factor translates to MNVVIIDKSPVFIQGLSVGLNDFMHDANIVGVKEIDDVWPFLEEMNNAFILLNCNKENGEYSFFLESLHEKYINTSVIIMVDTIERHILNHYLKHHVMGVILKTSPVDSIAQALKTVSMGMVCLPDDGVIYEGWSVDNSVKGKLSERQHEVLQLIASGASNKQISRTLNISAGTVKSHLESIFRRLNVRNRTQAAIVLLEEERR, encoded by the coding sequence GTGAATGTTGTTATTATTGACAAGTCCCCTGTATTCATTCAGGGGTTATCTGTTGGGTTGAATGATTTTATGCACGATGCCAATATTGTTGGCGTAAAGGAAATTGATGATGTATGGCCTTTCCTTGAGGAGATGAACAACGCTTTTATTTTACTAAATTGTAATAAAGAGAATGGAGAGTACAGTTTTTTCCTTGAATCACTGCATGAGAAATATATTAACACCAGTGTTATTATTATGGTTGACACTATTGAAAGACATATTTTGAATCATTATCTGAAACACCATGTTATGGGCGTCATTCTTAAAACATCGCCCGTTGATTCTATTGCTCAGGCATTAAAAACAGTGTCGATGGGTATGGTCTGTTTACCGGATGATGGGGTGATCTATGAGGGGTGGAGTGTCGATAACAGTGTAAAAGGCAAACTCAGCGAAAGGCAGCATGAGGTTCTGCAACTGATTGCGTCAGGCGCTTCTAATAAACAAATCAGCCGGACATTAAACATCAGCGCAGGAACCGTGAAGTCACATTTGGAGTCGATTTTCAGGCGACTTAATGTGCGTAACCGCACGCAGGCCGCGATCGTGCTATTAGAAGAAGAACGAAGATAA
- the nusA gene encoding transcription termination factor NusA has protein sequence MNKEILAVVEAVSNEKSLPREKIFEALETALATATKKKYEQEIDVRVSIDRKTGDFDTFRRWLVVNEVTQPTREITLEAAQFDDPALDVGGYVEDQIESVTFDRITTQTAKQVIVQKVREAERAMVVDQFREQEGEIITGVVKKVNRDNISLEVRPIDGSNTSAEAVIGREDMLPRENFRPGDRIRGVLYSVRPEARGAQLFVSRSRPEMLVELFRIEVPEIGEEVIEIKAAARDPGSRAKIAVKTNDKRIDPVGACVGMRGARVQAVSSELGGERIDIILWDDNPAQFVINAMAPADVVSIVVDEDTCTMDIAVESSNLAQAIGRNGQNVRLASQLLKQHRSDDRWELNVMTVEDLQAKHQAEAHAAIDVFTKHLDIDEEFATVLVEEGFSSLEELAYVPIKELLAIEGFDEETVEALRERAKAALTTLALAHEESLGDGQPAEDLLGLPGLSRELAFKLAAIGVCTLEDLAEQGVDDLTDIEELNDEQAGELIMAARNICWFGDDNE, from the coding sequence ATGAACAAAGAGATTCTGGCTGTTGTTGAAGCAGTTTCCAATGAGAAATCCCTTCCGCGCGAGAAGATTTTTGAAGCGCTGGAAACCGCACTGGCGACAGCGACCAAGAAAAAATATGAGCAGGAAATTGATGTCCGCGTCAGTATCGATCGCAAAACGGGCGATTTTGATACCTTCCGTCGTTGGTTAGTGGTAAATGAAGTCACTCAGCCAACGCGCGAAATTACGCTTGAAGCGGCGCAGTTTGACGATCCTGCTCTTGATGTTGGTGGTTACGTTGAAGATCAAATCGAATCCGTAACTTTTGACCGCATCACGACGCAAACGGCAAAACAGGTTATCGTACAGAAAGTTCGTGAAGCAGAACGTGCGATGGTTGTTGATCAGTTCCGTGAGCAAGAAGGCGAGATTATCACCGGTGTCGTCAAGAAGGTGAACCGTGATAATATTTCGCTTGAAGTCCGACCAATCGATGGCTCTAACACCAGTGCAGAAGCGGTAATTGGCCGCGAAGATATGCTGCCTCGTGAGAATTTCCGCCCTGGCGACCGTATTCGTGGTGTGCTGTACTCTGTTCGCCCTGAAGCTCGCGGTGCTCAACTGTTCGTCAGCCGTTCCCGTCCGGAAATGCTGGTTGAACTCTTCCGCATTGAAGTGCCAGAAATCGGTGAAGAAGTTATCGAGATCAAGGCCGCAGCCCGCGATCCGGGTTCACGTGCGAAAATTGCAGTGAAGACGAATGACAAGCGTATCGATCCTGTCGGTGCTTGTGTGGGTATGCGCGGTGCACGTGTTCAGGCTGTTTCCAGCGAGCTGGGTGGCGAGCGTATTGATATCATTCTGTGGGATGATAATCCTGCACAGTTTGTCATCAATGCCATGGCACCTGCCGATGTGGTATCGATCGTGGTTGATGAAGATACCTGCACGATGGATATCGCTGTTGAGTCGAGCAATCTGGCTCAGGCGATTGGTCGAAACGGGCAGAACGTACGTTTGGCTTCCCAACTGTTGAAACAGCATCGTTCAGACGATCGTTGGGAACTGAACGTGATGACAGTGGAAGATCTTCAAGCCAAGCATCAGGCTGAAGCACATGCTGCAATCGACGTCTTTACCAAGCACCTTGATATTGATGAAGAGTTTGCCACCGTGCTGGTTGAAGAAGGTTTCTCCTCACTTGAAGAACTGGCTTACGTGCCAATCAAGGAACTGTTGGCTATCGAAGGCTTTGATGAAGAAACCGTTGAAGCATTGCGTGAGCGTGCGAAAGCCGCATTAACAACGCTGGCACTGGCGCATGAAGAAAGCCTTGGTGACGGTCAACCTGCTGAAGACTTGCTTGGCTTGCCTGGGCTGTCGCGTGAGTTGGCGTTCAAGCTTGCTGCGATCGGTGTTTGTACGCTGGAAGATCTTGCTGAACAGGGCGTTGACGACCTGACAGATATTGAAGAGCTCAATGATGAGCAAGCGGGCGAATTGATTATGGCCGCACGTAATATCTGTTGGTTTGGCGACGACAACGAATAA
- the rimP gene encoding ribosome maturation factor RimP — translation MSTLEQKLTEMISAPVAALGYELVGIEFIRSRQSTLRIYIDSEDGITVDDCADVSHQVSAVLDVEDPITVAYNLEVSSPGLERPLFTAAHYLHFVGEEVTVVLRMAVQNRRKWLGVIKAVDGEMITITVEGKDEVFALSNIQKANLVPHF, via the coding sequence TTGTCCACATTAGAGCAAAAATTAACAGAGATGATTTCAGCACCCGTTGCCGCATTAGGCTACGAATTGGTTGGGATTGAGTTCATCCGTAGTCGTCAATCGACGCTGCGTATCTATATTGATAGTGAAGATGGGATCACTGTTGATGATTGTGCTGATGTCAGCCACCAGGTCAGTGCGGTATTGGACGTAGAAGATCCAATCACTGTCGCCTATAACCTGGAGGTTTCGTCTCCAGGGCTTGAGCGTCCCTTATTCACGGCAGCACATTACCTGCATTTCGTTGGTGAAGAAGTCACAGTGGTGCTGCGTATGGCAGTCCAGAATCGCCGTAAATGGTTGGGTGTGATCAAAGCTGTTGACGGCGAAATGATCACCATAACAGTGGAAGGCAAAGATGAAGTATTCGCACTGAGCAACATTCAGAAAGCGAATCTTGTACCCCACTTTTAA